The following are from one region of the Bradyrhizobium sediminis genome:
- a CDS encoding PopZ family protein, which translates to MTQPAKVQEPSMEEILASIRRIIADDESKPPAAEKLASPPAAAKPETPAAPAAKAPVIKPAVMKDIPPSAIPAAQAAAAKAAPPPAKPAPPPAAPAASNSQDDIDALLNGLDEATSAEEIRPPQPDGDVFELTDEMAVPEPPPPQPAFQKIEPRDDLEFTETAATRAIQQPPAFEPPPFEPPPFETAPPQQILSRSTVSAVESAFNTLANTVLSNNARTLEDLVKEMLRPMLKSWLDDNLPGLVERIVKAEIERVSRGR; encoded by the coding sequence ATGACGCAGCCTGCAAAGGTCCAAGAACCCTCGATGGAGGAGATTCTGGCGTCGATCCGTCGCATCATTGCCGACGATGAGTCGAAGCCGCCGGCCGCCGAAAAGCTCGCCAGCCCGCCCGCCGCTGCAAAGCCGGAGACGCCTGCGGCACCCGCAGCCAAGGCTCCGGTGATCAAGCCTGCCGTGATGAAGGATATTCCGCCGTCGGCCATCCCCGCCGCCCAGGCCGCCGCGGCGAAGGCCGCGCCGCCGCCGGCCAAGCCTGCGCCGCCTCCCGCCGCGCCGGCCGCCTCGAACAGCCAGGACGACATCGACGCGCTGCTGAACGGGCTCGATGAAGCGACCTCCGCGGAGGAGATCAGGCCACCGCAGCCCGACGGCGACGTGTTCGAACTGACCGACGAGATGGCGGTGCCGGAACCGCCACCGCCGCAACCTGCGTTCCAGAAGATCGAACCCAGGGACGATCTGGAATTCACCGAAACCGCCGCTACCCGAGCGATTCAGCAGCCGCCCGCGTTCGAGCCGCCGCCCTTCGAGCCGCCGCCCTTCGAAACGGCGCCGCCGCAGCAGATCCTGTCGCGCTCGACCGTGTCGGCGGTCGAATCCGCCTTCAATACGCTCGCCAACACCGTGCTGAGCAACAATGCGCGGACGCTGGAAGACCTCGTCAAGGAAATGCTGCGCCCGATGCTGAAATCCTGGCTCGACGACAATCTGCCGGGTCTCGTGGAGCGCATCGTGAAAGCGGAAATCGAGCGGGTTTCGCGCGGGCGCTAG